The Hippoglossus stenolepis isolate QCI-W04-F060 chromosome 3, HSTE1.2, whole genome shotgun sequence genomic sequence AAGTTACCCCGGACATGGACACGTTCCAGAAGGTGGAGAAGATCGGAGAGGGGACGTATGGAGTGGTTTACAAAGCCAAGAACAAAGTCACCGGGGAGACCGTGGCTCTGAAGAAGATCAGGCTGGACACGTAAGTTACCGTCGCACCGCTGTTTGCTAACTTCCACACATCTGCCAGCGAACAGCTTCTTCTCCTCAAGTGCAGTTCAAGTGCAGTGTACACGGGAAGTACACAGGAGACAGTGGTACAGGAGCCTGGGGTTTGTTTTAttacacacaaagaaatgcaaatgttaTGAGTTTCATATTCTTTTGTTGTTTAGAGTTCTAGTATCAACAATGTCACATCTACGGCGATATGGTTTCTTTGATGTTGATGATATAAAAGATATTCATCATCTGTTTTGggttttgaaaacaaaacaagacatcctcccacagtaacacaacataaaacacgAATTCTTcagtattcaaataaaatgttatgactTTTAAACATGATCTACATAATGAAAAGCaaccaataaatacaaaaagttCTACATACGTTTTTGTCGTGTAATGGACTTAATGATTTATCAAGTTAAAAAGTTACAAATGTTTTGTTCcgggcaataaaacaatataaatcatTATGGCAATATAGtcttcatcaatagcaatataacaaaggttcaaaAGGTTAAGAAAATGCTTGTGCGTTGTACAAACAGTAGTGAGTTATAACACATAATTcaatttgtaaaataataataatgtgacatttattgtgatgatTATATTTGGACATATCGCCCAGCCATAGAAATAGTTATTGTTTTATCATGAGAGGTCACAGGGTCTTAAATATGagaaggttgagaaccactgaatACGATTAACATGAACTGATGATTGTTGATTTAGTGcagggtttaaaaaaacatgcaatcTGTATGTGGGTCCTTTTCTATTCTTAATGTCTGCTCTGTGAAGAAGTTAGGACATCCCATGCTTCAGCAGGTGGCATCAGTGAGTCGCTGTCTCCATCTCTTTATAACCTTTGTATCAGACCACAGGAAGGGAAATCATGGACCTGCTTATCAGGCCTTTCCTGATTTGTTAGCTCACTGCCAGTGATGGTGCACTGATGTATTTATAGGATGTATATAAGTTTTGTGAGAATATATTTACTCTCTGCCCCAACTATTATGATTCAGAAAATGTAAAGCAACCATGCAACAGTAAGCTAACTTTTTCTTGTACCATGTGTTTCATTCAGGGAAACAGAGGGTGTACCAAGCACAGCCATCCGAGAGATTTCCCTTCTCAAAGAGCTCAGTCACCCAAATATTGTCAAGTAAGTGCTTAATGTTACAGTTTCAGCTTCTTGCAAGGttgatgtatgtttgtgtccGATGGAAGTCCAGCCTGTATGTTAATGTGTTACAGACTGCGAGACGTCATCCACACAGAGAACAAGCTCTACCTGGTTTTTGAGTTCCTTAATCAGGATTTAAAGAAGTTCATGGACTCTTCCTCTGTCAATGGCATCCCACTGCCCCTAGTGAAGGTAAACATCGGCTACTTCTGCAAACTTTTGATTTCTGTTTAATAAAGCAAGAATAAAATGAAGTCAGGAGGATGTGACTGAGGTGACTCACCTGGGTTTGCGTTTCTTGCGTTTGTTAGAGTTATCTCTTCCAGCTGCTGCAAGGCCTGGCCTTCTGCCACTCTCACAGGGTCCTGCATCGAGACCTGAAGCCACAGAACCTCCTCATCAATGCTCTGGGGGAGATCAAGCTCGCGGACTTTGGCCTTGCAAGAGCCTTCGGAGTACCTGttcgcacatacacacacgagGTAAGTTGTATGGCTACTGTTCTttatctgcacaaacacatttcagaagcAAAATagagaataaatataaacataagtCTACGATCACAAATTTCCCAAAGGCGGAATCCCTCTATTTATTTGTCTCATGAATAAGACAAAGCCGTGATCTCAGATATCATTTGTACATGTTCACTTGTCCCGAATTCTGTTTTCTTATAAACTAAATGTAAGAATAAATTATGTACAAATGATGGCAATGGAATATTTGCCATATTTATCTGTCATATTTTGGAATAAATTCACTTTTACACTTGAAATATCAGTGTTAGAAACAATATTTTCATGAATGATGTATATTTCTGACAGTGACATAACAGTAAAGCAAAAACACATCATCAGAAAAGTttcaaatgtctttaaattgaaatacagaaaaatatggTTTCAGTAGAACAATAATTTTGCTTGTAGTCAGACTGTTTACTGTGACTGCTCTCTGTGAACTCAAGGCTCTGCTGAAGCCAGGAAAATATAAGTTTTTgttctgaaaatgtttctttcacaGCACATTTCTGTggatgtttagatttttttctcacttgaTATTTTTCAGGTGGTAACACTTTGGTACAGAGCACCAGAAATTCTCCTGGGATGCAAATACTACTCCACAGCTGTTGACATCTGGAGTTTAGGCTGCATCTTTGCTGAAATGGTAATGTGTTAAGTTTCATCCTTCTTCTCTGTATTTCAATAAATGAAGCCAATATATGATGCACAATATATCAACATCTCACCAACAGTCTGACCTCACTGTCC encodes the following:
- the cdk2 gene encoding cyclin-dependent kinase 2, encoding MDTFQKVEKIGEGTYGVVYKAKNKVTGETVALKKIRLDTETEGVPSTAIREISLLKELSHPNIVKLRDVIHTENKLYLVFEFLNQDLKKFMDSSSVNGIPLPLVKSYLFQLLQGLAFCHSHRVLHRDLKPQNLLINALGEIKLADFGLARAFGVPVRTYTHEVVTLWYRAPEILLGCKYYSTAVDIWSLGCIFAEMITRRALFPGDSEIDQLFRIFRTLGTPDEMVWPGVTSMPDYKPSFPKWARQDLSKVVPLLDEDGRELLGEMLNYDPNKRLSAKNALVHRFFRDVTMPVPHLRL